From Leptolyngbya sp. KIOST-1, one genomic window encodes:
- a CDS encoding PadR family transcriptional regulator, producing MALSHAILSALTDRPCSGYDLAKQFDGSVGFFWHASHQQIYRELTKLEQQALVTAEAVPQAGKPDKKVYRVTEAGQATLRDWIAQPSKCTPTKDDLLVKLFVGYLVPTTTLRLTLEHERAQHVKALESYRAIERTYFADPEAMSLAARYQYITLRNGIHFETSWLTWCDETLATLATLPADAPSPWAKPGQGLHS from the coding sequence ATGGCGCTCTCCCACGCAATCCTGTCAGCCCTGACCGATCGCCCCTGCAGCGGCTACGACCTGGCCAAGCAGTTCGATGGCTCAGTCGGGTTCTTCTGGCACGCCAGCCACCAGCAGATCTACCGCGAACTCACCAAGCTAGAGCAGCAGGCCCTGGTCACCGCCGAAGCCGTTCCCCAAGCGGGCAAGCCAGACAAAAAGGTTTACCGCGTCACCGAGGCGGGCCAGGCCACCCTGCGCGACTGGATTGCCCAGCCCTCAAAATGCACGCCGACCAAAGACGATCTGCTGGTCAAGCTGTTTGTGGGCTATCTGGTGCCCACCACCACCCTGCGGTTGACCCTTGAGCACGAGCGCGCCCAGCACGTCAAAGCGCTGGAGTCCTACCGGGCGATCGAGCGGACCTACTTCGCCGACCCCGAGGCCATGTCTCTGGCGGCCCGCTACCAATACATCACCCTGCGCAACGGCATTCACTTTGAGACCAGCTGGCTAACCTGGTGCGACGAAACTCTGGCAACGCTCGCAACCCTGCCTGCCGATGCGCCCTCTCCCTGGGCAAAACCAGGCCAAGGCCTCCATTCCTGA
- a CDS encoding Coq4 family protein — translation MVSRTQPSANRRQRDRSLVSPLRGIDWSEIRAAYGAFLSNPAAGILHILAAGRHSDWQDWVEARLERQAPHLAQRPIAVDLDVLVQLPPDTLGGAYARHMLRYGFDPDVFVTGANGRECLRQRTAISHDLYHIYTGFDASPIGEFGVAAYTLVQYRDLLNVFVLSFVPLSLTNPLWTLPLLRAMVRGFRMGRKGKAAIAYPPELNWDKPLAIVRQELGLGDFF, via the coding sequence ATGGTTAGCCGCACTCAGCCCTCTGCCAACCGCCGCCAGCGCGATCGCTCCTTAGTCTCCCCCCTGCGCGGCATCGACTGGTCGGAGATACGGGCCGCCTACGGGGCCTTTTTGAGCAATCCTGCCGCCGGCATTCTGCACATTCTCGCCGCCGGCCGCCACAGCGATTGGCAGGACTGGGTTGAGGCCCGCCTGGAGCGGCAGGCCCCTCACCTGGCCCAGCGCCCGATTGCCGTGGATCTCGACGTGCTGGTGCAGCTGCCGCCCGACACCCTTGGCGGGGCCTACGCCCGCCACATGCTGCGCTATGGCTTTGACCCTGACGTGTTTGTCACCGGCGCAAACGGTCGCGAGTGTCTGCGCCAGCGCACCGCCATCAGCCACGATCTCTATCACATCTACACCGGCTTCGATGCTTCCCCTATCGGGGAGTTTGGGGTGGCGGCCTATACCCTGGTGCAGTACCGTGACCTGCTGAATGTGTTTGTGCTGTCCTTTGTGCCGCTGAGTCTGACCAACCCGCTGTGGACGCTGCCGCTGCTGCGGGCCATGGTGCGGGGCTTTCGCATGGGGAGGAAGGGGAAGGCTGCGATCGCCTATCCGCCTGAACTCAACTGGGACAAGCCGCTGGCGATCGTGCGGCAGGAGCTTGGCCTGGGGGACTTTTTCTGA
- a CDS encoding universal stress protein — translation MSSLRYAMFKTVLFPIDMSSEAQQAAPKVAELVKTHQSRLILLSVVEAGTVDTPRPSGQSSPAAVAQLLGKAKDLFAAQAIETEAIEREGQPAFVICDVADELDADLIVMGCRGVGLIEDVQDESVTMRVINLSPCPVLIIP, via the coding sequence GTGAGTTCCCTTCGATACGCCATGTTCAAGACGGTTTTATTTCCCATCGACATGAGTTCTGAGGCCCAGCAGGCCGCGCCCAAGGTGGCCGAGTTGGTCAAAACCCATCAGAGCCGACTGATTCTGCTGTCTGTGGTTGAAGCTGGCACCGTCGATACCCCCCGACCCAGCGGCCAGTCTTCCCCCGCAGCGGTAGCTCAGCTGCTGGGGAAAGCTAAGGACCTGTTTGCCGCTCAGGCGATCGAAACCGAGGCGATTGAGCGCGAGGGTCAACCCGCCTTTGTCATCTGCGATGTGGCCGACGAACTGGACGCCGATTTGATTGTGATGGGCTGTCGCGGCGTCGGCCTGATCGAAGACGTGCAGGACGAAAGCGTCACCATGCGGGTGATTAACCTCTCGCCCTGTCCAGTGTTAATTATTCCCTAG
- a CDS encoding phosphoglycerate kinase, whose amino-acid sequence MAKKSVASLSAADVSGKRVLVRADFNVPLDDQGAITDDTRIRAALPTIQDLTGKGAKVILTSHFGRPKAQVVDSMRLTPVAKRLGELLGQEVIKCDDCIGDEVAAAVGAMENGQVALLENVRFYAGEEANDPEFAKALAANADLYVNDAFGTAHRAHASTAGVTEYLSPSVAGYLIEKELQYLQAAIENPQKPLAAIIGGSKVSSKIGVIETLLDKVDKLLIGGGMIFTFYKARGLAVGKSLVEEDKLELAKALEAKAKEKGVDLLLPTDVVLADNFAADANSQTVSVDAIPDGWMGLDIGPDSVKVFQDALKQCKSVIWNGPMGVFEFDKFAVGTEAIAHTLAELTGTGVTTIIGGGDSVAAVEKVGVADKMSHISTGGGASLELLEGKELPGIAALDDA is encoded by the coding sequence GTGGCTAAAAAATCGGTGGCAAGCCTGTCGGCAGCGGACGTTTCGGGCAAGCGGGTCCTGGTACGAGCCGACTTCAACGTGCCCCTCGACGACCAGGGTGCCATTACCGACGACACCCGCATTCGGGCTGCCCTGCCCACCATTCAAGACCTGACGGGCAAAGGCGCCAAGGTCATTCTCACCAGTCACTTTGGTCGCCCCAAGGCTCAGGTGGTTGACAGCATGCGCCTGACTCCGGTGGCCAAGCGCCTGGGCGAACTGCTGGGCCAGGAGGTGATCAAGTGCGACGACTGCATTGGCGATGAGGTAGCCGCCGCCGTGGGCGCGATGGAAAACGGCCAGGTCGCCCTGCTGGAGAACGTCCGCTTCTACGCCGGGGAGGAGGCTAACGACCCCGAGTTTGCCAAGGCCCTGGCCGCCAATGCCGACCTCTACGTCAACGATGCCTTTGGCACCGCTCACCGTGCCCACGCCTCTACCGCTGGGGTGACCGAGTACCTCAGCCCCTCGGTGGCGGGCTACCTGATTGAAAAAGAGCTTCAGTACCTCCAAGCGGCGATCGAGAATCCCCAAAAGCCCCTGGCGGCTATCATCGGCGGGTCCAAAGTGTCCAGCAAAATTGGCGTGATCGAGACCCTGCTCGACAAGGTGGACAAGCTCCTGATCGGCGGCGGCATGATTTTCACCTTCTACAAAGCGCGCGGTCTGGCGGTGGGCAAGTCACTGGTGGAAGAGGACAAGCTGGAGCTGGCCAAAGCCCTGGAAGCCAAAGCCAAGGAAAAGGGCGTTGACCTGCTGCTGCCCACCGACGTGGTGCTGGCCGACAACTTTGCCGCCGACGCCAACAGTCAGACCGTCAGCGTTGACGCCATCCCCGACGGCTGGATGGGGCTCGACATTGGCCCCGACTCGGTCAAGGTGTTCCAGGACGCGCTCAAGCAGTGCAAGTCGGTGATCTGGAACGGTCCTATGGGCGTGTTTGAGTTTGACAAGTTTGCGGTGGGTACCGAGGCGATCGCCCATACCCTGGCCGAGCTCACCGGCACTGGCGTCACCACCATCATCGGCGGCGGCGACTCGGTGGCCGCAGTAGAAAAGGTGGGCGTGGCCGACAAAATGAGCCACATCTCCACCGGCGGCGGCGCCAGCCTGGAGCTGCTGGAGGGCAAAGAGCTCCCCGGCATTGCCGCCCTGGATGATGCCTAG
- a CDS encoding NAD(P)/FAD-dependent oxidoreductase: MSHHPVVIIGAGPAGLTAGYELMKQGVSSIVLEKAEKVGGISRTETYKGYRFDIGGHRFFTKVGEVNTVWAEILGDDFIQVPRLSRIFYRGKFYDYPLSLLKTLRNLGPIASALMVTSYLKAKLKKRLNPGFEPETFEEWVTDCFGERLYKTFFKTYTEKVWGIPCSQIRADWAAQRIQNMSLKRVVLNALFGAQNAKSLIKTFDYPRLGPGMMWERCQELLNAGGSTVALNTEIVRLEHQGSVVTKVVARQVDPAGVQPDRTFELTGDHFINSMPISALVHRLDPPPPPEVLAAARGLKYRDFLIVSLIVDRPDLFPDNWLYIHSPEFKVGRIQNFKNWSPAMVPEPSKSCLGMEYFCSEGDALWQLPDHQLIELASQEIVRLHLGVQPGNIEDGCVIRQHKAYPVYDGEYRQHLQVLQDYIETFENLQTVGRNGMHRYNNQDHSMLTAILAAKNILGENHGLWEVNVERSYHENFTDEEWNKLRQTTVSQSESTPPLSPVA, encoded by the coding sequence ATGTCTCACCATCCAGTCGTCATCATTGGGGCCGGGCCTGCGGGCCTGACCGCAGGCTATGAGCTGATGAAGCAGGGGGTGTCATCGATCGTTTTAGAAAAGGCTGAAAAAGTGGGGGGTATTTCCCGCACGGAAACCTACAAAGGCTATCGGTTCGACATCGGCGGCCATCGTTTTTTTACCAAGGTGGGGGAAGTCAACACCGTTTGGGCCGAAATCCTGGGGGACGACTTCATCCAGGTGCCGCGGCTCTCGCGCATCTTCTACCGGGGCAAGTTTTATGACTATCCCCTGTCACTGCTCAAAACCTTGAGAAATTTGGGGCCAATTGCCAGTGCGCTGATGGTGACCAGCTACTTGAAAGCCAAGCTCAAAAAACGGCTCAACCCCGGCTTTGAGCCCGAAACCTTTGAGGAGTGGGTGACCGATTGCTTTGGCGAACGGCTGTACAAAACCTTCTTCAAGACCTATACCGAAAAAGTTTGGGGCATTCCCTGCAGCCAAATCCGAGCCGACTGGGCCGCCCAGCGGATTCAAAACATGTCGCTCAAGCGAGTCGTGCTCAACGCCCTGTTTGGTGCCCAAAATGCCAAGAGCCTGATCAAAACCTTTGACTACCCCCGCCTTGGCCCTGGCATGATGTGGGAGCGCTGCCAGGAGTTGCTCAATGCTGGCGGCTCGACGGTGGCGCTAAACACCGAGATTGTCCGACTGGAGCACCAGGGCAGTGTGGTCACCAAGGTAGTTGCCAGGCAGGTAGACCCCGCTGGGGTACAGCCCGATCGCACCTTTGAGCTGACCGGTGACCATTTTATCAACTCCATGCCGATTTCTGCCCTGGTGCATCGACTCGACCCACCGCCGCCGCCGGAGGTGCTGGCCGCCGCCCGAGGGCTTAAGTACCGCGACTTTTTGATCGTTTCGCTGATTGTCGATCGGCCCGATCTATTTCCCGACAACTGGCTCTATATCCACAGCCCTGAGTTCAAGGTGGGCCGCATTCAAAATTTCAAAAACTGGAGCCCGGCGATGGTGCCGGAGCCAAGCAAATCCTGCCTGGGCATGGAGTACTTTTGCAGTGAAGGAGATGCCCTGTGGCAGCTGCCCGACCACCAGCTGATTGAGCTGGCCTCCCAGGAAATTGTGCGGCTTCATCTGGGTGTACAGCCCGGCAACATTGAGGATGGCTGCGTGATTCGCCAGCACAAGGCCTATCCGGTGTACGACGGCGAATATCGCCAGCATTTGCAGGTGCTACAGGACTACATTGAGACCTTTGAAAACCTGCAAACGGTCGGTCGCAACGGCATGCACCGCTACAACAACCAGGACCACTCGATGCTGACGGCCATACTGGCGGCCAAGAACATCCTGGGGGAAAATCATGGCTTGTGGGAGGTCAACGTGGAGCGGTCGTACCACGAAAACTTTACCGATGAGGAGTGGAACAAGCTGCGGCAGACCACTGTGAGTCAATCTGAATCCACCCCACCGTTGTCACCGGTTGCCTAA
- a CDS encoding AI-2E family transporter, which yields MKLIDWINLAALGIALVILWQFRQIVLLIFAAAVITIALNSLVRFFSKVYGWPRQRSVLVTGALVLLGGVIFLGLVLPLFVAQFQQLLLLTPKGFEQLGVWFDAFRANPPVWFPEQDLRLLPGLPELLRQAASIGSTVFGNFLTFFSSSVAIVLQVLLLLVLTLMMLANPAAYRRLLLRLFPSGYRRRADEILTKCERSLMFWLGGVALSSIFVATLSFTGLVLLGVPYAFAHAVLAGLFNFIPNLGPTLSAVFPVFVALLQSPGTALAVIVLYVLIQNVESYWFSPMVMQKQVALLPAATLISQIFFATFFGPVGLILALPLAVICKTWIEEAWIIDVLDSPRDRELNTPAEVPDLNYGRSQPDP from the coding sequence GTGAAGTTAATTGACTGGATTAATCTGGCTGCCCTGGGCATTGCCCTGGTGATTTTGTGGCAATTTCGCCAAATCGTCCTGCTGATCTTTGCGGCGGCGGTGATTACCATTGCCCTTAACAGTCTGGTGCGGTTTTTCTCCAAGGTATACGGCTGGCCGCGGCAGCGATCGGTCCTGGTGACCGGGGCGCTGGTGCTGCTGGGGGGCGTTATTTTTCTGGGTCTGGTGCTGCCCCTGTTTGTCGCTCAGTTCCAGCAGTTGCTGCTGTTGACGCCCAAGGGGTTTGAGCAGCTGGGCGTCTGGTTTGATGCGTTTCGAGCCAACCCGCCAGTCTGGTTTCCAGAACAGGACCTGAGGCTGCTGCCGGGGCTGCCGGAGCTGCTGCGCCAGGCGGCGTCCATTGGGTCTACGGTGTTCGGCAACTTTTTGACGTTTTTCTCCAGCTCTGTGGCGATTGTGCTGCAGGTGCTGCTGCTGCTGGTGCTCACCCTGATGATGCTGGCCAACCCTGCGGCCTACCGACGGCTGCTGCTGCGGCTGTTTCCGTCGGGCTACCGCCGCCGCGCCGATGAAATCTTAACCAAGTGCGAAAGGTCGCTGATGTTCTGGCTGGGCGGGGTCGCGCTCAGCTCTATTTTTGTGGCCACGCTCAGCTTCACGGGGCTGGTGCTGCTGGGAGTGCCCTACGCCTTTGCCCACGCGGTTCTAGCCGGGTTGTTTAACTTCATTCCCAACCTCGGCCCTACCCTGAGCGCGGTGTTTCCCGTATTTGTGGCGCTGCTGCAGTCGCCAGGTACCGCCCTGGCGGTGATCGTGCTCTACGTGCTGATTCAAAACGTGGAGAGCTACTGGTTTTCGCCGATGGTGATGCAGAAACAGGTGGCCCTGCTGCCCGCCGCCACGCTGATTTCACAAATCTTTTTTGCCACCTTCTTTGGACCGGTGGGGCTAATTCTGGCGCTGCCCCTGGCGGTGATTTGCAAAACCTGGATCGAGGAAGCCTGGATTATTGATGTGCTGGATTCGCCGCGCGATCGCGAGCTGAATACTCCTGCTGAGGTGCCGGATCTAAACTACGGGCGATCGCAGCCTGACCCCTAG
- a CDS encoding phycocyanobilin:ferredoxin oxidoreductase, with protein MVAPTQPSLRDQQHPMIRGLADRIEATWQQYLDLSPYRLPEDLGYIEGRLEGEKLTIENQCYQTLQFRKLHLELARVGANLDILHCVLFPRPEYNLPMFGCDLVGGRGQISAAIVDLSPVTGALPEPYTTALDPLSAHTFAEERDLPGWGTIFSPYCRFIRPASPAEETAFVDLIAAYLAVHCQQAIATPATPEQTAAVLAGQRHYCEQQQKNDKTRRVLEKAFGDAWAERYMTTVLFDLPEA; from the coding sequence ATGGTAGCCCCAACTCAACCCTCCCTGCGCGACCAGCAGCATCCGATGATTCGGGGCCTGGCCGATCGCATCGAAGCCACCTGGCAGCAGTACCTCGATCTGTCGCCCTACCGCCTGCCGGAGGATTTGGGCTACATCGAGGGCCGGCTGGAGGGCGAAAAGCTCACCATCGAAAACCAGTGCTACCAGACGCTGCAGTTTCGCAAACTGCACCTGGAGCTGGCGCGGGTGGGAGCCAATCTGGATATTCTGCACTGCGTCTTGTTTCCCCGACCGGAATACAACCTGCCGATGTTTGGCTGCGACCTGGTCGGCGGACGGGGGCAAATCAGCGCTGCCATTGTCGATCTCTCGCCGGTGACCGGGGCGCTCCCCGAGCCCTACACCACGGCCCTCGACCCGCTGTCCGCCCACACCTTTGCCGAGGAGCGCGACCTGCCGGGCTGGGGCACTATATTTTCGCCCTACTGCCGGTTCATTCGCCCCGCCAGCCCCGCCGAGGAAACGGCCTTTGTCGACTTGATTGCCGCCTATCTGGCTGTGCACTGTCAACAGGCGATCGCGACTCCGGCCACACCAGAGCAAACGGCGGCGGTGCTGGCCGGCCAGCGCCACTACTGCGAGCAGCAGCAAAAGAATGACAAAACCCGCCGCGTCCTCGAAAAAGCCTTTGGCGACGCCTGGGCCGAGCGCTACATGACTACCGTGCTGTTTGATCTGCCGGAGGCGTAG
- the gmk gene encoding guanylate kinase: protein MTVISPAPLPTFGLDAAPESTTPRLGRLIVFTGPSGVGKGTLLRSLRQRYPMLRLSVSATTRAPRPGEVDGQDYFFVSREAFQEMVAQGELLEWAEFAGNLYGTPKREVLKQIEAGHWVILEIELEGARQVRETFPNALQLFVLPPSLEELENRIRLRGKDADDAIARRLQRARVEIDAASEFDRQIVNDDLEVALEQLENAIFRD from the coding sequence ATGACCGTCATCTCCCCTGCCCCTCTCCCCACCTTCGGCCTGGATGCCGCCCCCGAGAGCACCACTCCCCGGCTGGGTCGGTTGATTGTGTTTACAGGTCCCAGCGGGGTGGGCAAGGGAACGCTGCTGCGATCGCTGCGTCAGCGCTACCCAATGCTGAGGCTGTCGGTGTCGGCCACCACCCGCGCCCCCCGCCCCGGCGAGGTCGATGGTCAGGACTATTTCTTCGTCAGCCGCGAAGCCTTTCAGGAGATGGTGGCCCAGGGGGAACTACTGGAGTGGGCTGAGTTTGCGGGCAACCTCTACGGCACCCCCAAAAGGGAAGTGCTCAAGCAGATCGAGGCCGGCCACTGGGTGATTTTAGAGATTGAGCTGGAAGGGGCCCGCCAGGTGCGCGAAACTTTTCCCAACGCCCTCCAGCTCTTTGTGCTGCCGCCTTCCCTGGAAGAGCTAGAAAATCGCATTCGCCTGCGGGGTAAAGACGCCGACGACGCCATTGCCCGCCGTCTTCAGCGGGCCCGCGTAGAGATTGATGCCGCCAGCGAGTTTGATCGGCAAATTGTCAACGACGACCTGGAAGTAGCCCTGGAGCAGCTGGAGAACGCCATTTTCAGGGACTAG
- a CDS encoding DUF1499 domain-containing protein — protein sequence MLTTSIRLVFGRLVFGIALAALLLLGDAEPSAAASLEVGPIAALPFVGNLAGDRPTNLGIESGHLAPCPASPNCVVSQGDTDSEHSIAPLAYSGDPSQAMAQLAAVVTAMPRTEIIEQGDRYLYAEFTSRWMGYVDDVEFYLDPEASVIQVRSASRLGESDLGVNRQRIETIRQAFSS from the coding sequence ATGCTGACAACCTCTATTCGTCTTGTGTTTGGGCGTCTTGTGTTTGGAATTGCCCTCGCTGCGCTGCTCCTGCTGGGCGATGCCGAACCCAGCGCGGCGGCTTCCCTGGAGGTTGGACCCATCGCGGCACTGCCCTTTGTTGGCAATCTAGCGGGCGATCGCCCCACCAATCTGGGCATTGAATCAGGTCACCTGGCCCCCTGCCCCGCCTCCCCCAACTGCGTGGTCAGCCAGGGCGATACCGACTCCGAACACAGCATTGCCCCGCTGGCCTACAGCGGTGACCCCAGTCAGGCTATGGCCCAGCTCGCAGCCGTCGTTACGGCCATGCCCCGCACCGAGATCATTGAGCAAGGCGATCGCTACCTCTACGCCGAATTCACCAGTCGGTGGATGGGCTACGTGGACGATGTCGAGTTTTATCTGGACCCCGAGGCGTCGGTGATCCAGGTGCGATCGGCGTCGCGGCTGGGCGAATCCGACCTGGGAGTTAACCGCCAGCGGATCGAGACGATTCGGCAGGCGTTTAGCAGTTAA
- a CDS encoding aldehyde dehydrogenase: MTTLAAPTAVAELLRRQRAYWNTGATRSLDFRLAQLKALRTAIVQHQAEIIDAAKRDLGRPEFEGYIEVAVISEIDYVIKHLRRWAKPRKASLALSQRPGSAWVQPEPLGVVLVIGPWNYPFQLIISPLIGAIAAGNCAILKPSELAPATSAVLVQLIETTFDPAHITLVEGGVDTAQALLAERFDHIFYTGGERVGKIVMQAAAQHLTPVTLELGGKSPCIVDADVNLEVAARRIVWGKCLNAGQTCVAPDYLLVDERIKAELVAALQQRIQACYGENPAQSPDYSRIVNDRQFDRLVGLLGQGTVLVGGDHNRDDRYIAPTLIDGIGWDDPIMQEEIFGPLLPILTYRDLDDAIAAVNQRPKPLALYLFSRDRQVQTQVIDRTTAGSMCLNDVVVQVAVWNLPFGGVGSSGMGSYHGQYSFDTFSNLKSVLKKPFWLDVDWRYPPYQDKVKVFRKLIGLS, translated from the coding sequence ATGACTACCCTTGCTGCCCCTACCGCCGTTGCCGAACTGCTGCGTCGTCAGCGGGCCTACTGGAACACTGGGGCTACCCGCAGCCTCGATTTTCGCCTCGCCCAGCTGAAGGCGCTGCGGACGGCGATTGTTCAGCACCAGGCCGAGATCATCGACGCGGCAAAGCGCGATCTGGGCCGACCCGAGTTTGAGGGCTATATCGAAGTGGCGGTGATCAGCGAGATTGACTACGTCATCAAGCATCTGCGCCGCTGGGCCAAACCGCGCAAAGCCTCCCTTGCCCTCAGCCAGAGGCCCGGTTCGGCCTGGGTGCAGCCCGAACCCCTGGGAGTGGTTCTGGTCATCGGCCCGTGGAACTACCCGTTTCAGCTAATCATTTCGCCGCTGATAGGGGCGATCGCTGCGGGCAACTGCGCCATTCTAAAGCCCTCCGAACTGGCCCCCGCCACCTCCGCCGTGCTGGTCCAGCTGATAGAGACTACCTTTGACCCGGCCCACATCACTCTGGTCGAAGGTGGCGTCGATACCGCCCAGGCCCTGCTGGCCGAAAGATTTGACCACATTTTCTACACCGGCGGCGAACGGGTGGGCAAGATTGTCATGCAGGCGGCGGCCCAGCACCTGACTCCGGTAACCCTGGAACTGGGCGGGAAAAGCCCCTGCATTGTCGATGCCGATGTCAACCTAGAGGTGGCGGCCCGACGCATAGTTTGGGGCAAGTGCCTCAATGCAGGTCAGACCTGTGTGGCCCCGGACTACCTGCTGGTTGACGAGCGCATCAAAGCCGAGCTGGTGGCCGCGCTTCAGCAGCGCATCCAGGCCTGCTACGGGGAAAATCCGGCCCAAAGCCCCGACTATTCTCGGATCGTGAACGATCGCCAGTTCGATCGCCTGGTGGGCCTGCTGGGTCAGGGCACTGTTCTGGTCGGGGGTGACCACAACCGGGACGATCGCTACATCGCCCCCACCCTGATCGACGGCATCGGCTGGGACGACCCGATCATGCAGGAGGAAATTTTTGGTCCCCTGCTGCCGATTTTGACCTACCGAGACCTGGACGATGCGATCGCCGCCGTCAACCAGCGCCCTAAGCCCCTGGCCCTGTATCTGTTTTCGCGCGATCGCCAGGTGCAGACCCAGGTGATCGATCGCACGACAGCCGGGTCGATGTGTCTGAACGACGTTGTTGTCCAGGTTGCGGTCTGGAACCTGCCCTTTGGTGGCGTCGGCAGCAGCGGCATGGGCAGCTACCACGGCCAGTACAGCTTCGATACCTTCTCTAACCTGAAAAGCGTGCTCAAAAAGCCCTTCTGGTTGGATGTGGACTGGCGCTACCCCCCCTACCAGGACAAAGTGAAGGTGTTTCGAAAACTGATTGGCCTATCTTAA
- a CDS encoding 8-oxoguanine deaminase, whose translation MPTLLVKNIHTLVTLDDQRREIRAGALFIRDHVIEQVGTTEELPTEADRVLDLGDRHLVFPGLVNTHHHFFQTLTRVVPGAQNSSLFNWLSALYPLWQQLTPEAIRLSAQVAAAELIYSGCTTASDHLYLFPNGCTLDDEIEAVAQTGLRFHASRGSMSVGESKGGLPPDSIVEVEADILKDSQRLIEQYHDNSPYALTRITLAPCSPFSVSPDLMRESAALARSYPGVRLHTHLAENNSDVTYSLNTFGLTPGDYAASVGWLGEDVWHAHCVKLDDKAIHSFGQTGTGVAHCPCSNMRLASGMAPIRKMLNHNVPVSLGVDGSASNDGSHLLAEARQAFLMARVREEDPAALSAREVLEIATRGGARVLGRTDIGHLAPGMAADFVSVNLDRLALSGTAYDPVAALIFCMVDRVDYSFIHGREVLNPEGLLTLDLPVVLEKHGAVARSLAA comes from the coding sequence GTGCCAACCCTTCTGGTTAAAAACATTCACACTCTGGTCACCCTGGATGACCAGCGGCGAGAGATTCGCGCTGGGGCGCTGTTCATTCGCGATCACGTAATTGAGCAGGTGGGGACTACCGAGGAACTGCCCACTGAGGCCGACCGGGTGCTGGACTTGGGCGATCGCCACCTGGTGTTTCCAGGCCTGGTCAACACCCACCACCACTTCTTTCAAACCCTCACCCGCGTGGTGCCGGGGGCGCAAAACTCGTCCCTGTTCAACTGGCTCAGCGCCCTCTACCCACTGTGGCAGCAGCTCACCCCCGAGGCCATTCGCCTCAGCGCCCAGGTGGCCGCCGCCGAGCTAATTTACTCGGGCTGCACCACCGCCAGCGACCACCTCTACCTCTTCCCCAACGGCTGCACACTGGACGACGAGATCGAGGCCGTCGCCCAAACCGGACTGCGCTTCCACGCCAGCCGCGGCAGCATGAGCGTGGGGGAGAGCAAAGGCGGCCTGCCCCCCGATTCCATCGTGGAGGTTGAGGCCGACATCCTCAAAGACTCCCAGCGCCTGATCGAGCAGTACCACGACAACAGCCCCTACGCCCTGACCCGCATCACCCTGGCCCCCTGTTCACCCTTCAGCGTCTCCCCAGACCTGATGCGGGAGTCCGCCGCCCTGGCCCGCAGCTACCCCGGCGTGCGGCTACACACCCACCTGGCCGAGAACAACTCCGACGTCACCTACAGTCTCAACACCTTTGGCCTCACCCCCGGCGACTACGCTGCCTCGGTGGGTTGGCTGGGGGAAGATGTCTGGCACGCCCACTGTGTCAAGCTCGACGACAAGGCCATCCACAGCTTTGGCCAGACCGGCACTGGCGTGGCCCACTGCCCCTGTAGCAACATGCGCCTGGCCAGCGGTATGGCCCCAATTCGCAAAATGCTGAATCACAATGTGCCGGTCAGTCTGGGGGTAGATGGGTCTGCCTCCAACGACGGCAGCCACCTGCTGGCCGAAGCCCGCCAGGCCTTTCTGATGGCCCGAGTACGGGAAGAAGACCCCGCCGCGCTCTCCGCCCGCGAGGTGCTGGAAATTGCCACTCGCGGCGGAGCCAGGGTGCTGGGCCGCACCGACATTGGCCACCTGGCCCCCGGCATGGCCGCGGATTTTGTTAGCGTTAACCTTGATCGCCTTGCCCTCTCCGGCACCGCCTACGACCCGGTAGCGGCGCTAATTTTCTGCATGGTCGATCGCGTGGACTACAGCTTTATTCACGGCAGAGAGGTACTCAACCCTGAAGGCCTGCTAACGCTGGATCTGCCGGTGGTGCTGGAGAAACACGGGGCGGTGGCGCGATCGCTCGCCGCCTAG